The following is a genomic window from Leishmania donovani BPK282A1 complete genome, chromosome 33.
TTGTTCCAgccggcggcagaggcaccCCAGCAGCCTATGCACGCCCCGCCGTTCCCCGACAATGTGGGCAGCGAGCTCACCGGGatgcaggagctggcggacgaagaggaagcaTGGGGAGAAGATTAGAAGCGAACAACGTGTCCAAAGGATTAGTTGGGAGGTGAGAGGGGaaagtggtggtggggggcaCGACACAACGTTGAACTCCGCGAGCACCCTCGTTCCGTGCTGTATCTTTTCTCACGCTGTTTCGCGGACGCGCTTCAGAGCGCAGGCACCTGCGCGAAGGGGTTTccctgctgcgtgtgtgtgtgtgtgtgtgtgtaaggATGTCACAGCGGTatcgccgcctctcttctccccccccctccctctcgtccGTGATGCCGGGCGACGGTCCTGCAGTGGTGTGCGTGAGATtgtctgcgtgtctgtcaGTCGTCTCCAGAGTCGCAATGATGTTTGCTCATTCTGTTCCCGTTTACTGTTGCGTATTGATCGGACGGGGGTGGCTTCTACCTTTCCTCGTCGCTTGGCACGCGTGGGAGAATATTTTCCTCGTATGGCAGGTGCCTgcgtcggggggggggtgaagggggaagagagagggcggtgGTTGTGAGTGTATGTGAGTGCGTGTTGGTTCAGTGTTCTAGTGTAGAAATGGGCTTTCGTATCGCGAAACCCCAAAACCGACGTCAGCGGCGCGAGCGACGTTTGTCGCTGAGGAATGCGAGGCCGTACGTCACGGACGTGATGGCAAGTTGTGCTGTGGTGCGGGACAATTCAAGCCAAAGGATGTGTTGACGAGCGGGGAACGGGATTGCCTGCGCATGACGTTCTGTTCGCGGATGTGCTTGTCGACGATTGCACAGTTTCTGGCGCCACCTCTGTCTCGATGTACGTGTTCGCTGTATGATTCCATGGCTTCATACGCGCATTCAActgctccgcctctcccGCTGCGTGTCTCCATCTTTATTGTAATCTGAGGTTGCCTATATTGGCGCTGTTGCCGCGGTCGCCATGCTGTCTGTTCTATCGCGTTGGCGTGAGTGTCatgtttttttcttttttttttttcacggCTGGAGAAAGTAAGGCttggcggtgtgtgtgtctgtgtgtgtgtgtttgtgtgcgtggttTCTTGTGTGAGTCGACCCTACACTGTAGTCCTCGCCAGCGCAACACGCCCCACCTTCGTGTGTGGCACCTCTGCCTCCACTACCCGTCAAGTTTTTTTCTCTCGCGAGCGGAAGAGTTGTGGGTAAACCTATCGACCAGAGATGCTCAAACTCGGAGGTCTTGTGCGCGTGAAGCCGCCTGCTGCCCAGTGCTGCCTACCGTCAGTCTGTCGCGCAACTCAACGCTACGCGGCCTCAGCGCCTGGAAAGTGGAAGTGCGCATGCGGCCTCCACAACTTCAACTTTCACTCCGAATGCTACAGCTGCCACAAGAAGCGCACTGACCTTCCTGCCACAAAGCCCGTATCGCCGTTGTCGCTTCTGGGCGATATGCGGATGGATGATGTCGACTCGACCGATgcgcacaccagcagcactgcGGAGGGTGAGGCTTGCCCTGTCGAAGGTACCTGGATGTGTCCGGCCTGCTACACCTTCAACGGCTCGCAACGGGTGGTGTGCACTCACTGTCTGGAGACGCGACCGCGCTTGCAGCCGCGCGGAGCGGCAAGGACGCGATTGGGCACTCACAAAAGCGGCTTTGGAAAGGTTGCTGCGGActcttcccttccttccACGGTGTccgacacggcggcggcagtggcggcgctctcTTCTACGCACTCTGACGAGTCTGTGCCTCCACAGCCATTCCTGACGGGAGACTGGCACTGCGCATGTGGCGTGCATAACTTCTCGCGCAACACGCATTGTCGCAAGTGCCTTAAGCCTCACACGTCAAACACGTCCGCAacgacggaggagaggcTGTTGAAGAGCCATCCTGGTGACTGGGCGTGCCCGGCGTGCGAAATGTACAACTTCTCTTGGCGAAAGGTGTGTaagcgctgcagccgagCACAGCCACCGGCCGGCACAGAGTCCTTCTCCGCTCAACAAGACTCCGACGTGACGACGGGGATGGCGGCTGGTTGGGTCTGCCAAGCATGCCACTCCCTCAACCCTGCCGACGATGCCGTGATGTGCGTGATTTGTGGTAGCCCAAAGCATGCGTGAAAGTGTGCGGCACCTCTCCGTGACGAGAATACATGTGAAGGCGATGGCAGTCATGAGCTGCGCATGGTGTTCTCATCGCTCATGGTCCACGCGGAGATGGCTTGTGCCCCACCACTGTTGCTGGTTGCGCCCCTTTCTGTCGCATAGCACTTTTCACACACAGATCGCGTCACAAACACACCAGCATAAGGCATATATGTACAGGCACATTCACAACGGACCTTTGGCACGCCATGCAGTCACGCGCACGCTTACGGATATGTTGCTGCGAAGAGGGCACTCGCcccacatacacgcatacacccTTTCAGCGTGTGCCCTATTAGGTTCAGCGTGCAAGCGCCTCGCATGGCTTCTGCACACTGTGCCTCTCCAGATGCAAAGATGAGCGTGATAGCGGGCaaggcggcgccatcgcacTTGAACATCCTGGACTCTCTTCGATATGTCACTGCCCACCTTTCTCACCCttcgctcctttttttttgcccgcTTCAGCAGCGAAAGTGCCCCACCGGCGTGGAACACGATCGCCTGCTGAGCTGGTCGATCGAACCGCATCTCTTCgactctcctcccccttccaccctccctccccaaGTCTGTGTCACGCACACCCTGGCAACTTCAAAaatacacatgcacacacgcagcaagGATGACGGTGCTTCGATGACGACCGATTCAAGTAGGAGAGGCCGTTCGATGTCTTTTGTGTCGTGACCTTTTCCTACTTCATCGAACAGGGTGACTCAGGCGTGATTAGCTGCGAGTAGCGCGGCAAGCTGGCGCCTGCGTTTCATTTGCACGCGTACGCTGCCAAGTGCGGGTTAGTCGGTGGCGAGTTCCCGCCTCTTGTGGGCAGGCTGAACCACCGCGAGGTGGAATGCAACACGTCGCGAGCGACATGATGGGAGCAGCCGTGAGGCGACCTGGGAGGCGGGTGGGTAGGTCGCGTTggaggcaggggccgcgcTCCCATGACTGAGTCGACGCATTGCTGCAAGGCGTGTGCTTATGGCGGCACTGCACTACGCGATGGGTCGGTGACACGGTTCGGAGTGGGAGGCTAGGTCGGAGGAGTTGAGCTCATGTTGCGCATAGCAGAGAACGGGCACAGGTTGAAAACGTAGACCAGAATTCGTAGGGTTTTTGCGTTTCGGCTCGCACGCTCTTCCCTGGTActcttcgccctccccccccccaacccaCAACCATCACCACCTCCCCGGCATTCGGGCAGCCACAGGTGTGTTTCACGCatcacacaggcacgcacaaacacacgagAGAAAGGGGTCATCATAACAGCCTGGTGTACCAACGTCTTCGGCGTGACCACGCCCGTCTCTGACACGTGCTCCATGGAGTGTTTTGCCTGCAACACCGCTTCTCGCCCTCGGCAACGCAAGACGTGGCTGGTAGACCAACGGCCCCTCAACCAAAtttctttctcctccacaccgtcctcctcttctctgtgATGGCAGCCGATGATGACTTGCATACCCCGCACAAGTTAGAGCCAAGTTCAGTGCACAATTGCGCCCCCGCGAAGATGTTCCCTTTCGGCTACACCATCTCGGACACGCAGCGATCCGCGCTCGAGGAGGCCTACAACCGAAAGAAGGAGTACCTCAACGCGCGTGTCGCCCCGCTCTACGCATCGACCAATCCGGCGTCGCTCTGGAACGCGATTGTGAAGTACCGCCTCGTGATTGAGAGCGAGggtgtcgcagctgcggaCACGTACGATGACCTGTTGTTGACGTACGAGGGTTACCGCAGCATGGTTTATGACGTGCTCTTCCACGTCACGCCCGACGAGGACGCAGCCGCTGATGCGCAGGTGCGGGACTGGCGTCGAAGCGTCTACTTCCACCatccttttctttcgccgGCCACGTTTCTGGCCTTTGCGCGCTCGTCGCAGGGCGCCGTGCCAGCGGCTCCCTTGtacgccttcgccgccaagcggttgctgctgtttcgCATTCGAGTCGAGCTGGAGCTGGATgcctcagcaccgccgccaatCTTCGTGGACCGTGCACAGCGTGCCATCGGCGGTCGTCTCCCGTGCCCGCCAagtgcgtcgtcgccgctatCAAATGGGCTAACGCAGGAGGACATTGAAATGTTCATCTCGGACCTCGTCCCCAACCTGCGTCTCGTGCGGGACATGCCGCCTTGGATGCTGCCGTACTACCTGTGTCACGCCTCTCGCAAGTTCATGTTCATGTGCGACACACGTGGCGTGGGGGCAATTCCCATTGACGCTTTCATGAAGAGTGAGGTGTTctcggagctgctgcgcatgttCGAGAGCGATACGCAGGATGCCATCATCGCATATCCGAAAGGCTGCGTCGTGGAAGTGCCGGCTAAGTTTGCCTCGCCGGCCGCGGAAGCCGACGATACCGTCGCGGCTCTTGTGCTATCCTACGAGGGTGACGGCAACGCGCTGTCAGACGTCTATCAGCTGCAGTTGCTGAATGACGAGGTGAAGATTCAGGTGCCGCGGGAGCAGATCTACTGGAGCACCGCCTCGATGGACTACGTGCCGGCGGACCTGCTCAGCATGGACAATTGGTTCTCGCTAGCACTGATGAGCCGCATCTACGAGCACTTTACCGCcctcgacgccgacggcgacggcgttctGACTCGCGAGGAACTGTCGCACTACAGCAACGACAGCTTCACGCAGCTCTCCATTCAGCGCGTGTTTGAGTGTCACGTGAATCACAGCGGCGCCCGCCATATCATGGACTACAAGACGTACCTGAACTTTGTGATTGCCACAGAGCACGCTGCGACCCGGCCGGCGATGCGGTACATTTGGGCGCTGCTAGACCTCGACGGCACTAAAACTCACATCAAGATCGCGACGCTGCACTGCTTCTGCAAGGAGATCGCGAGCGAGCTGCTCGCCAACGGTCTTATGGTGGACATCTCGGCGCAGTCGATACTGTCCGAAATCGTGGACATGATCAATCCCGCCTGGCATGAATGGGTGACGTTTGAGGACATCGAGAGGTCCGGCCAGCAGGCCACCGTTCTCCCTGTTCTTCTGAGTTACCGCAACTTTTACGCCTACGACTGCCGCGagcagacggcggcgtccgcgAATGACGAATACGCGGACATTCCCGAGAAGTAACATAGAGAGGCGGTGCCCCGAGAGAGTCCGCGCCTGCGTGAGCGCCAGCAGGTAGAGTGagttgcccctcccctcaccgcACGGGAGCACACATCCCCCTtactgctgttgccgctcgTATCGGGTGTGGTGTAGATCACGCATGCagctttcttctttttttctccgtGTTCCACTCTCGTATGAGAGCCACTgcagtgcgcgcgtgtcttGGTGTCCACACTCGTACTCTTTTGCTTTCATGTTCACCGTGGATAGATCTGGCTGCGCCTCTCGTGGCGCCTTTCATACCagccgcacacacccacacaagtAACGCTCCTTCTCATCCTTCTGCCCCAGCTTCAACAGCACAGTTCCAACCgacgctcctgctgcgcctcgctcCAGAAAGCAAGAGCCACTTCTGCTGACAACGAGACAGGGAATCTGTGTACATGCCGCGTTGCCATGATGACGCGCTTTCTGGTTGCTCTtgcctccaccaccttccCTTCTCTATCTTTCCCCCACTCATCCTCACACATGCAAGCCGGGCGCGCTTgtcttttcctttcgcttCACCCcctacccccccccgccaCACTGCCCTTTTCGTGCTATCGCTCGGTACATCGGCAACAACGCTTTCACAGAGAGGGGCAAAGCAATGGTGAACTATCCGAAGAAGAAGGTGATGCactgcggcgacgcgcgcTGCAACGCACACAAGTCGTTCAAGGTGGTGCAGTATAAGGCCGGCAAGGCCCGCCTTTTTGCTCGCGGTAAGCGTCGTTACGACCGCAAGCAGTCTGGTTATGGTGGTCAGACCAAGCCGGTCTTCCACAAGAAGGCCAAGACGACCAAGAAGATTGTGTTGAAACTCCAGTGCTCTGGTTGCAAGTCTATCCGCCAGGTTGTCCTCAAGCGCACGAAGCACTTTGAGCTGAACGACAAGAAGAAGACCGGCAACAAGGACCCCACCTGGTAAGCCACTCGCGCTCCCCGTGCTCACCGCACGCACAGCAAagcccaccccacccccacgcATCATGTCGTCGTTTTTCTTTTAGTTTCTGGTTGCAACATACCTTTTGATTTTTTACTTCACGTGATAGAAGCAGAAAAAgaacggtgcagcagcggagcttTTCAGAGGTGggccttcgccgcctctctcgtcCTCCAGCATCTCTCAGAGCGCCCTCTATGGGTTCTCGAGGCCTGCAGGAGTcgtgctgtgtgtgcatgcctgCAGCCACCGCTCCTCGTCCCTATCGCTACAGATTCCCGTATGCAATAAccacgacgctgctggcaTCTCTGTACTTCTGTCTGCGAGCGTACGTGTGCACCTGAATACGATAGTCGCTCTCTGTGCTCGAGCTCCCCCACTGTTTTATGcatctcccctctcccccactACAATGCCTGCATCCTCTCAttttcccttcccccccccccggtagtcttcctccctccctccctccctccccctgttGCCTTCCTCAAATACCAGCACCCCCTACCGAACCGTTTCGTCAAACTTCCCGTATCTCAGACAAGCAATATGTTCCGCTTCACGCACCGCGCCCTCGCCCGCAAGGCCGCAGTAAAGGCTGGCAGCAGGAcctcagctgctgcgggtaCCACAGCTGCCCTCCACGCGGCGCAGGCTTCCCCTCAGAATGCGGTGAGCATTCCGCCGATTCCGGGCGTGCGCAGCGTCCGCGCGTTCCGCACGCAGAAGATGGAAGCgttgcagccgcagcccgccgctgctgcaggcaaGAAGGCCTTCGCCACCAAAGGGTCGAAGCACGCCAAGGCAGCCTTGAAGTCTCGCCCGTCGAAGAAGGTCCAGGTGCCGAagaaggccgccgcgccagcgaaGGCACAGCAGGCGAAGCAGGTCAAGGCGCCAAAGAGCGCCGCCAAGGAGATCTCCAAGAAGGCCAAGACCGCCAAAGCGCGCAAGTAAACGCACCTTTCATCAACTTCAGGTGACGAGGAAGACAGCTTTCACGACGGAGGAGATACCAAGGAGGTGCCACAATGCTGACAGCGATCAGGGCTGTTGAGGCAGCATCGGCATCACTCCCACCGATGTCGCGCGTTCTCTCGCTCATGCCTGTCCACTTTCCTCCCACGcgcccttcccttctccaGAGTCGTCGTCGGAGTTTTCCCATCACCCATCCCTCTCATAGATTATCCGCCGTATTTTCTTTCCGTCTTACACCATTCAACATGAGTTCGCTTGCGAACTCATTCTGAGCTGGGTTAGTGCTTCGACAGTcactgcccctccctccctccttctctatGAGAgtacgcgtgcgcgtgtgtgcatgtgcgtggcTGTGCACAAGCGCggtttccttttcctttgtgcgagggaagggggctTGTTCTTCGTTCTCGGATGTTGTTTTGGTGTAGCGTCCGTGTCCCTAACTGATTggtgtttctttttctgaATCTTGTGGGGTGTGTGGATGTGGGCAGGTCTTGACCCTcggctctcctcctcgctcgcaCCGCTTTTCCTTTTAGTCTTGTGGTGCGTGGCACATATTTCACTCGACCCTCATCAattcctcctctccctctcgcgctCTCACCTTCGCCTGCTTCAGcctctccgtgcgtgtgcacctgTGCTCATGCCTTCCTGTTACGAATGTAGGCGAAGGAGTAGATGCGGGCCCGCGAGAGCTGATTTTGCACAAATGATTAACATGAGCCCCCGTACCACTCGTTTTCCTCGCCCCCTTTCTCCCGCTCCGtatctctctcgctcgtcCTTTTTCGCGCTccatcgctgcggcgccgcgtgcgccCGTGACAGAGAGCAGAGAGCACAGAGCAAGGAGGGATGCGTTTCaggagaggaaaaggcaTAGAAATCATAATGCAAGTGCAACGATGGCGCACGACTACCTTTAAGAACGAAACATATCCAGCGTTGAAATAGCTACGCACGTTGCCGAAGACGACGCGTCCAAGTCGTCGTGCGCATCAGTTGTATCACGAGGCTTCCCACGATGGAGACgccttcctccccccccccccgtcccCTTCttgtctccctcccctctacCTCCAACGAGGGTGATTTCAAGATGGTATGTTTGTGCGCATGCCGACACGTATGCTGGTGCCTCTCCCCCCAAACGTCCACCAACAGTCATGTTAtcttgttgctgttgttgtttttcaGAGGCCGTGGTGTTACCAAGGTGCTTCTTGTATCTGAAATCTCTGCgcctctcttttctccctcttcccgGCCATCATCACCGTTAGCCTCTTATACGCCGTGGCACAGACGTGGTGATTTGGTGTCTATCTGCCTGTCTGTTGTGATTACGGGCAGCCCACGAGGAGCAAGTCCTACAGATAGACCTAtcaagagagagcgagagaggcacagCCTGCAAGCGAACGACATTATTTGGTGGTGCTGTCGCTTCTGCTTCACACTTatccccgccaccgccaccgagTTGTCTCCTTTATTTCTCTGACTTCTCACTACCCAGACTTCGAAGAAGATGTTGAGAACGCTTCTTCTGTTTGGTGGGCGCGTACGGCGATCACCCGTCCTCCGACCGGGCGCAAAGGTGGGCGCGCAAGACACAAAAGCTGCAGAGCGAGCGCTCCGCCGCAAGGCGGAGCTGGCAGCTGAGAAGCAGTTCATGAAGCTCATCTGCACAGCCCGAACTCGACGACAGCGTCAAATCGCCGACGCCATACGGCGAGCCTTAGCTGCCAAGTCTGACGCAGCAGCTACAAAGAACGACGCGCGATATGTTCGAAATCGCAAGATTGCGAGGGCAGAACTTGCAGCAGTGCACAGGGAAGTGgcgcagaaggcggcggaggcgaggaaAGCGCAGGCGGCCAAGCCCGTCAAGGCACGGCTTGTGCGGCAGCCCTCCAGAATGCTCGACAAGAAGAAGCAAGCGGCAAATGAGAAGCGCTTCTTAGCCACGCTGCAACAGCGGCTGGAGCGACGAAAGGCTCGGGTCGCGGCACTTGTCGCGAAGACCGCGAAGATGGAAGAAGCAAAGGCGAAGGCAAAAGCGAAAACCGAGGCGAAGGTGGAAGCGCTCGCTAAAGCCGAGGCGGCTGCCAAGGCGGAACAGCGCTTCGAGGAAACCATCCGCCGGCGCCAGGAGCAACGGGCTGCGCGCGTCAAGGTGCTCGTGGAGAAGCGCACAAaggtagcggcagcggaggcagaAGCCGCGACTGCGAGCCAGGAAAATGAGTTCACCGCGGAGCTTAACCGGCTTATGGAAGAGCGAGACGCACGCGTTCAGGCTATCATCGCGGAGCATATGAACGCAGCAGAGGTCGCTGACAGCGAGCAGAACGCGGAAActccagcgccggcaccaaAGGCAGCGGCCTCGACTAGTCGCAAGTCCCAGCGCAATGTGAACGCCAGTGCCGCGGCACTGCTGGACACGTCTGATGAGGCCACTGCgccggcaacgccgccgcgaaaggcggcgccgacggaaGTGAAGGCGGTAGAAGAGCCTGCGAAGAAGCCTACCACGCCACGACGGCGGGGCCGACCTGCATCAAAACCACCGCACGTCGCCACGGATGTGCCGAGTGCGGCACCAGTGGAAGCCCTTGAcgaagcagaggcagcagcgtcggcagtgCAGGAAGCACGCGCGGCAGAAGAATTGCTACCCTCACCATCACAGCCGCGTCGACTGGCAGCTGCCGACCTGGAGGAACTGGCAAGCGCGCATGAAGATTTTGTGGCGCACTtagagaaggcgaaggaaCGCACCACAGAACCATCGTCGACTCGTGTCTCACCGGTGCCGAGCGCCCTTGCTTCGTCATCAGAAGCCCAGAGAACGTGGGTGATGGCCGAGAATACAACAGGGCTATTCCGCTTATAGAAAGAGACGAGTGAGCTTGCCTGCGTTGCCGTTTCTGGTAGCTGACACATCCCTATGGCGCAGAAGAACGCGATCATTGTGAGCGTGCGCCATGCGAGTTTGCGATAGAGTGACAGAAGCCTGTTTGTTTTGTGGGCTGCTTTGCGCGATGCTTAGGGAGCCGACGAGGCACCTACATTTCCCTCCGAATGCGCACTGACTGTGTTTACCGTGTGCGCCACAagtcagcgccgcctccaccaccacgtGGCGAGAGCCTTTCATCGattccctccttccctttcctccgATCTGCTCCTCTAGAAGGGGCCACAGACGGATGGCGTGCTTCAGACAGTTCGATAGATGCTGTGCCGAACGCGTTttgtgtatatatgtgtgtgtgtgatgtcGGCGCTGCCTTGCTAACGGCGCGTATTCCTTTGCTGTTTCTGGTGTAATGGCCTGGCAACGAGGGATGGCGCAAGGGTGTGCCTGTGGGCGGAGGGGGGTAGGCGCGATGATCAGAAGGGTGGTATTGCCTGCAACCGCCTTGTGCATCTCCGCGTCACCCGCCGAACTGTGTGTTGTATGGATGCGCCTTTGTCTTCTCTTGgttttctcctcctcgtctgaTCGCACCGCTCATACACGGCGAGTTGCGACTGTCTACTTCATAGAAATCTGCGCGGCTGTGTGCTTCAAATGTAAACAGCAGCGAGTATGTAACGATGTTacggcggcgctcgacgTCGGAAGAGTGCACGCACCGTACAGGTGCGTCGTTAACGATCGCCCGCACAGAGACACTGCAGTCCCCAGCGAGGCACCTCTGAAGAATAAGGTCGtacgcgacgacggcgcacacGTGTTGATTTGTTTCGGTCACGAGAGCGTGCCACGTAGCATCACCTCTGTTCTCATCTCTTCTTCGGTCGATTAGGCGTGCGTGATCTCGTTCTCAAGTGTGTCGGTGTTGCAcaccacctcctctgctGTGGCAAGCGCtgctctttctccctcctctctcctttgcCCGCTTCACTGCTCTCACCCTCTGTGCAGTGTTTTCGGGTGCGCTTTATGCGTTCTCACGTCTTCACATGGGCTAGCTGCACAGCCTCTTATCGCTGAATTACTAGTGCTGCAACGATGAGACTCACCGATGCGCCGTGGTTTGCCATCCCACTTGCCACCGTCACGGCTGTGAGAGTGGTGACGGCGATCGTGAACCTCAGCAACCGTCGCGAACTGCGCCTGCGGGCCGGATCGAGAGCTGCACGTGATGCCGAGTCTCTTATTGACGCGGTTGGACGCCTCGCCGAcaacgccggcgacggcgtctaCCCTTCCACCGAGAATGCGTCGACGACGGTCATTGACCTGAACACAACACACCGCCGCATCGAGGTGTCCCAGGCACGGCTGTGCAGCCTCAGCTGCGGTTTACTTCCCCTCTTTGACTGCTACGCTgtggcgtgccgctgcggtacGGTTCCAGATGCGGTGAAAGCGGATGTGTGGAACTGCCTCTGCGCCGTTGTGGAGGCGCACTTACAGGCGTACGTCAGCGCCAGTGCTCTAGCAGCAAACGTCTCTGAGGCTGCAACCGCTCTGGCGATGTGCAAGATGCTTCTTGGACGGCGCTACCATGTGGCGCGCTTCCTGGAGGCCCCGCTAGCCTCGTCTCGTCTGCTGCTCGGCACACCCCCGCGGCATCTTCTGGCAGAAGCGGTGCGCAAAAATCGTGACGAGAGCTGTACCATGCGctctctcgtcctcttcgcaGGTCTCCTCCTTAATGCATGCACTCCTCCTGCGAAGGCGCTTCTCGCCCTCCTTGCTGTCGTTAACGTCACGTACATCTCGCGACTCATGTGCACTACGTCGTCTGCGACGGTGCCATCGGCGCTCCGCTACACCATAGACGTCCTCAATGAAGCCACAACgaccggcgcagcgcagcttTGCACGTGGAGGCGCTTTGTGGGGCAGGTGGCGACTTCCGCACCGGGCCGCATGTTAGCCAGCGCCACCCTCGGTGCCGTCGTCTCGCATCTCTTCAACTCGGCCAAAGAGGCCGCATCAGAcgccgtgctgcgcagcttccACATGACCCTCAAGACGGACACGCTGCTAGCGCTCACGCGCT
Proteins encoded in this region:
- a CDS encoding 60S ribosomal protein L44, putative gives rise to the protein MVNYPKKKVMHCGDARCNAHKSFKVVQYKAGKARLFARGKRRYDRKQSGYGGQTKPVFHKKAKTTKKIVLKLQCSGCKSIRQVVLKRTKHFELNDKKKTGNKDPTW
- a CDS encoding h1 histone-like protein; translated protein: MFRFTHRALARKAAVKAGSRTSAAAGTTAALHAAQASPQNAVSIPPIPGVRSVRAFRTQKMEALQPQPAAAAGKKAFATKGSKHAKAALKSRPSKKVQVPKKAAAPAKAQQAKQVKAPKSAAKEISKKAKTAKARK